The following are encoded together in the Oceanobacillus zhaokaii genome:
- a CDS encoding PH domain-containing protein: MLKKLAADALGLSDIGKIIEPQDYDKTDADDYVRHEDNEKIYFLIMTKADEYCFTNLALIHVDGENATSSKRTMKRYPYSQHTISNVLLETAGKIDRDIEIKFSLGNEFFSIDVRKDEIDKLKDLYKALLYISEKMHENSVMYNMAGESLDKAVSVLQNSRTSEADLASQYKQLTEFGFSWMESARKDYHQKDFGAVFEKYINN; this comes from the coding sequence ATGTTAAAAAAATTAGCTGCCGACGCATTAGGATTATCAGACATTGGAAAGATTATTGAGCCACAGGATTATGATAAGACAGATGCAGATGACTATGTGAGACATGAGGACAATGAGAAGATTTACTTTTTAATCATGACAAAAGCAGATGAATATTGCTTTACCAATTTGGCATTGATTCATGTGGACGGTGAAAATGCAACATCTTCCAAACGAACGATGAAGCGCTATCCATACTCACAGCATACGATTTCAAATGTTCTTCTGGAAACAGCCGGTAAAATTGATAGAGACATTGAGATTAAATTTTCATTGGGTAATGAGTTTTTTAGTATTGATGTTCGTAAAGATGAGATTGATAAGCTGAAGGATCTCTATAAAGCATTGCTATATATTTCTGAAAAGATGCATGAAAATAGCGTGATGTACAATATGGCAGGAGAAAGCCTTGATAAAGCAGTATCTGTTCTGCAAAATTCAAGAACATCTGAAGCAGACCTTGCATCCCAATATAAACAACTAACGGAATTTGGATTTTCCTGGATGGAATCAGCTCGTAAAGACTACCATCAAAAGGATTTTGGAGCAGTGTTCGAAAAATATATTAATAATTAA
- a CDS encoding NCS2 family permease — translation MKNFFGFTERNTTYKQEVLAGLTTFLSISYILVVNPLILSQAGMDRGAVFTATALTAIIGSLLIGLLANYPIAIAPSMGLNSFFTFSVVIGMGIEWQVALTGVFIAGIIFMILSLMKIREKIINVIPKDLKHAIAAGIGFFIAFIGFKNAGIIVANPDTFVSIGDLTSSGTALAVIGLIITIIMLVRGMNGAIFYGMAITTIIGMIAGLIKIPSAIIGTIPSLEPTFGAVFMNLDAIFTPDVLAVIFTFLFVAFFDTAGSLIALTSQAGIMKNNEIPKIGRALLADSSAGAIGAVLGTSTPATSVESSSGIAVGGRTGFTSIIIALCFLIALFFSPILAVITTEVTAPALIIVGALMAMDIRNIDWSKIEIVIPAFLTIIMMPLTSSVAMGLAFGFILYPLSLMAQKRFKEVHPIMYVLCVLFILYFIFIA, via the coding sequence ATGAAAAACTTTTTTGGATTTACAGAAAGAAATACGACATATAAACAGGAAGTTCTTGCAGGGCTGACAACCTTTCTTTCCATTTCATATATTTTAGTCGTAAACCCGCTTATTCTAAGTCAAGCTGGGATGGATCGGGGCGCTGTGTTTACTGCAACAGCGCTTACTGCAATCATTGGTTCATTACTTATTGGTCTGCTTGCGAATTATCCAATCGCTATTGCACCCAGTATGGGGCTAAATTCATTCTTTACTTTTTCCGTTGTTATCGGTATGGGGATTGAATGGCAAGTAGCATTGACAGGCGTTTTTATTGCGGGCATTATTTTTATGATTTTAAGCTTAATGAAAATCAGGGAAAAGATCATTAATGTGATTCCTAAGGATTTAAAACACGCGATTGCTGCTGGAATTGGATTTTTCATTGCATTTATCGGTTTTAAAAATGCAGGGATTATCGTTGCCAATCCAGATACATTTGTTTCGATTGGTGACTTAACATCATCTGGCACTGCATTAGCTGTCATTGGCCTTATCATTACAATCATTATGCTCGTTCGTGGGATGAATGGGGCAATATTTTACGGAATGGCGATTACAACGATTATAGGGATGATTGCTGGATTAATTAAAATTCCTTCTGCTATTATTGGTACGATTCCGAGTCTAGAACCAACATTTGGTGCTGTGTTTATGAATTTGGATGCGATTTTTACGCCGGATGTATTAGCAGTTATTTTTACCTTTTTATTTGTTGCTTTTTTTGATACAGCTGGTTCCTTAATTGCGCTTACCAGTCAAGCTGGAATCATGAAAAACAATGAAATTCCAAAAATAGGTAGAGCCCTGCTTGCGGACTCTTCAGCTGGGGCAATCGGCGCGGTACTGGGAACGTCCACACCTGCAACGAGTGTAGAGTCGTCATCAGGTATTGCAGTTGGGGGCAGAACTGGATTTACATCTATTATCATTGCACTATGCTTTTTGATCGCATTATTCTTTTCACCTATCCTTGCTGTCATAACGACAGAGGTTACTGCTCCTGCGTTAATTATTGTCGGGGCATTAATGGCGATGGATATCAGGAATATTGACTGGAGTAAAATTGAGATTGTCATTCCTGCATTCTTGACTATAATTATGATGCCACTAACTTCCAGTGTAGCGATGGGTCTCGCTTTTGGCTTTATTCTATATCCATTATCTCTAATGGCGCAAAAGCGCTTTAAAGAAGTGCATCCAATTATGTACGTGCTTTGTGTGTTATTTATTTTATATTTTATTTTTATTGCATAG
- a CDS encoding EamA family transporter, which yields MKHHHATITFLLGAVFFGLNPLFINLGYAAGWALSQIMVVQAIIALIVLWIIGIFALRRHPHTAKKLTFKTVLSLMLAGSFTGLTSILYYASMQYLPASLAVVLLFQFIWIGVLFEWVFSRKRPSKQTMVTVILTLVGVLFAADVFNGGLSDITLIGFVLGIGSAFSYSAFIIVSGSVAVDVPATIRTPFMITGATLLIFIIFPPHMSLNSEVLSSGSIWIYAGGLALCGLILTPLMFAMSTPHISAGLATILGAVELPVSVIVAYIGLSEYIAPSRWFGVALILVAIAIGEMKGIWHKFINRRRFAN from the coding sequence ATGAAACATCATCATGCTACCATCACTTTTCTTTTGGGTGCTGTTTTTTTTGGGTTGAACCCATTATTTATTAACTTAGGTTATGCTGCAGGCTGGGCGCTTAGTCAAATTATGGTGGTACAAGCCATTATTGCTTTAATAGTGCTTTGGATCATCGGTATTTTCGCTCTTAGACGCCACCCTCATACAGCCAAAAAACTTACCTTCAAAACAGTGCTTTCTCTCATGCTTGCAGGAAGCTTTACTGGCTTGACAAGTATTCTCTATTACGCATCAATGCAATACCTACCTGCTTCTCTAGCAGTTGTATTATTATTTCAATTCATATGGATTGGCGTATTATTTGAATGGGTTTTTAGCAGGAAGCGACCAAGTAAACAAACGATGGTTACCGTTATCCTAACTCTAGTAGGTGTATTATTTGCCGCAGATGTGTTTAACGGCGGTCTATCTGATATCACACTTATCGGCTTTGTTTTAGGTATTGGATCAGCATTCTCCTATTCTGCATTTATTATTGTCAGCGGAAGTGTAGCTGTTGATGTTCCGGCAACGATTCGAACACCCTTTATGATTACAGGTGCAACGCTATTAATCTTTATTATATTTCCACCGCACATGTCGCTAAACTCTGAAGTCTTAAGTAGTGGAAGCATATGGATCTACGCAGGTGGTCTTGCCCTATGTGGGCTCATCTTAACACCGCTTATGTTTGCCATGTCAACTCCTCATATATCTGCTGGCTTAGCCACTATTCTCGGTGCCGTAGAACTTCCTGTATCGGTAATCGTTGCATATATCGGACTTTCGGAATATATTGCACCTTCCAGATGGTTCGGTGTGGCGCTTATCCTAGTTGCAATTGCAATTGGGGAAATGAAGGGTATTTGGCATAAGTTTATTAATCGGAGAAGATTTGCTAATTAG
- a CDS encoding response regulator transcription factor produces MYGTQIEITPIEHQIIKLIANEQTNKMIAEELSYSQRSIEYNIQTICKKLEVQTRVGIVCKAYQLHILP; encoded by the coding sequence ATGTATGGAACTCAGATCGAAATAACTCCTATTGAGCATCAAATCATTAAACTTATCGCAAATGAGCAAACCAATAAAATGATTGCAGAAGAGCTAAGCTATTCCCAAAGATCCATTGAATATAATATTCAGACCATTTGCAAAAAATTAGAAGTCCAAACGAGAGTCGGTATTGTATGTAAAGCATATCAATTACATATCTTACCCTAA
- a CDS encoding PH domain-containing protein encodes MTFKMKRQHHATIYIQLITWINGILLPIIAILMIREESIESETKTWLVIGGFVMVAGFILLSTLSWYRFTYGVIEGEFRMEYGIFIKKVYSIPMERIQSVDHEQGILQRVFGVVRVRIKTASNLEALPLLHAVSKSESLELQDILTNGKHRSLFGNQKDEKKPYQSMTYKKMLLLSITSGTLFIIIPVLGSFLSFLENFVDSRSIFRFLVDHFQFNDVGSLVISVVILLILTILVSFLSNIMKYINFSVTKSEEHVVINRGVINRRQSLIPIKRIQALQIIENPIRKLFGFSTLRIIYLGNGEEFNKSLILHPLLHVRELQDFLHDTLPEFKIDNMDFQRVPQRSWHYMITFDFIVNILVASLVSIFFFPWGVLSFLLVFVLLIYAYKWYQDEGWYVHGELLVARTRFITRRTVIIPRNRIQSSLVRQSMIQRIGKLMNVEIQVAGGLMGKIFSIKYLDEKVARSLLSWSSYRAYRK; translated from the coding sequence ATGACGTTTAAGATGAAGCGCCAGCACCATGCTACGATTTATATTCAATTGATCACCTGGATAAACGGAATCCTTTTACCGATTATTGCCATTCTCATGATTAGAGAAGAATCGATAGAATCGGAGACTAAAACCTGGCTAGTAATAGGCGGTTTTGTGATGGTGGCAGGATTTATTTTACTGTCTACCCTTTCCTGGTACCGATTTACCTATGGTGTGATAGAAGGGGAATTTCGAATGGAATATGGAATCTTTATTAAAAAAGTCTATTCTATTCCCATGGAGAGAATTCAGTCAGTCGACCATGAGCAAGGAATATTACAAAGGGTTTTCGGAGTAGTGAGAGTGAGGATAAAAACAGCTTCTAATTTAGAAGCTCTACCTCTTCTTCATGCAGTATCCAAAAGTGAGTCTCTTGAGCTTCAAGATATACTAACAAATGGAAAGCATAGAAGCTTATTCGGTAACCAAAAAGATGAAAAGAAGCCCTATCAAAGTATGACATATAAGAAAATGCTTCTATTGAGCATAACTTCTGGAACTCTTTTCATCATTATTCCAGTTCTAGGCAGTTTTCTTTCTTTTCTTGAAAACTTTGTAGACTCCAGAAGCATATTCAGGTTTTTGGTAGATCATTTTCAGTTTAATGATGTTGGTTCACTCGTAATATCAGTAGTAATTCTATTAATTTTAACGATTTTAGTTTCTTTTTTATCTAATATCATGAAGTATATTAACTTTTCAGTAACGAAATCCGAAGAACATGTGGTCATCAATCGGGGAGTGATTAATCGCAGACAGTCCTTAATTCCTATAAAGCGAATTCAAGCATTGCAAATTATAGAAAATCCGATACGCAAGCTATTCGGCTTTTCAACGCTACGAATTATTTATCTTGGGAATGGAGAGGAATTTAATAAATCGTTGATCCTTCATCCGCTATTGCATGTAAGGGAACTGCAAGATTTCTTGCATGATACGCTTCCAGAATTTAAGATAGATAATATGGACTTTCAACGTGTACCTCAGCGTTCATGGCATTATATGATTACATTTGATTTTATAGTAAATATCCTGGTTGCCTCGCTTGTTTCCATTTTCTTCTTTCCATGGGGAGTGTTGAGTTTTCTATTGGTATTCGTTTTATTAATTTATGCATATAAATGGTATCAGGATGAAGGTTGGTATGTACATGGAGAGTTGTTAGTTGCTCGAACACGGTTTATTACTAGAAGGACTGTTATCATTCCACGTAATCGTATTCAGTCAAGTTTAGTCCGGCAAAGTATGATTCAACGCATTGGCAAACTTATGAATGTAGAGATTCAAGTTGCAGGAGGACTTATGGGAAAAATATTCTCAATTAAGTATTTAGATGAAAAAGTAGCACGTTCATTACTTAGTTGGTCGAGCTACCGTGCTTATCGTAAGTAA
- a CDS encoding PH domain-containing protein has translation MKFQNEILHEEYHAMMGTNEWQKINSKAIYVWKTTGMIVSSVFFLITLLLFLFSYLYDWPLLIPIGMAAIMLFLAVLLIFILPKIRLKIWRFMILEDEVCLQYGILVITQMLIPMARVQNVSTKQGPLLRRYQLATVSISTAAGVHDIPALSLEQAKELRDKIIKLAGVQDDV, from the coding sequence ATGAAATTTCAAAATGAAATCCTGCATGAAGAGTACCATGCTATGATGGGAACAAATGAATGGCAGAAGATTAATTCAAAGGCAATCTATGTTTGGAAGACGACAGGTATGATTGTCTCGAGTGTGTTTTTTCTAATCACCTTATTATTGTTCTTATTTTCTTATCTTTATGACTGGCCATTATTAATCCCAATTGGAATGGCTGCTATCATGTTATTCTTAGCAGTCCTATTAATTTTTATTTTACCAAAGATTCGATTAAAGATATGGCGCTTTATGATATTGGAGGATGAGGTTTGTTTACAGTATGGAATTTTAGTAATAACACAGATGCTGATCCCGATGGCTCGTGTACAAAACGTTAGCACGAAACAAGGGCCATTACTTCGCCGCTATCAATTAGCGACAGTTTCTATTTCAACAGCTGCAGGAGTACATGATATACCCGCGTTATCCTTGGAACAAGCAAAAGAACTTCGTGACAAAATTATTAAATTGGCAGGTGTACAAGATGACGTTTAA
- the lanM gene encoding type 2 lanthipeptide synthetase LanM has product MDPITYFSNLHQALTIQERYYLIQQQKQRMLHEPSLNFWREDMSVLSDVEFANMLRLNKYRKDTFSQAVLYYVDSETKELFTRFAQASNWYKLLSKVVECQSSEAFPKKDFTYILRPFITYTSDRLKQIVFENRDLSSPNLRVPLIESYQQLILNLAKKALVHELHMKKEKNQLCGEDSAERYISFLEYYNQKEEIWGFFNKYIVLARLIITTTEYYLTHIEGLFQRIKKHMAFFKHIAGDEKQVRIERIDFNLGDTHHEGKSVAKITLTSGTKFIYKPKYSNSDHLITRLISFLNKQDSSGQLKLIQTEIDEDYLFQEYISPQFCTSETELEQFYIRSGQLLAVLYGLNATDIHMENIIAQKFNPYLIDTESILQQPAHYFSDESLQNLVQESLFLNVSSTGYLPNIMSRKQNEIDISALGGKQETYPKKIWTLIHDHTDEIQYAQTYRTIKGAHNLPNKESEAKHYLDYILQGFKEVYRILQVHRNEILEKVAAEKGLTVRMIFRHSQLYYELLNHSLHPDLLQNMLDREKILENLWSYNISYQEIIASEHQQLLFHDIPVFYNEIQTNTLIDHARNVITKGLRYDSFKLFKQKLNQLGEIDLQKQLALIRLSISQETYHTKGTGLNLSLLIRGARTNDYDYLNEAKEIGRDIISQSIQEDGKVTWIQYTNDLHHALQPMKTSFYHGLSGIILFYTTLYEMTGDHLFYAFAQTVTASIDIRDEDKRLKGISSNVYGLLYLKSYLQKDYDFIDRRLKEIGLDEMQPIKLEENEELDYINGLLGYLSMCMRFYRKYGQKKILKECQRIADYIITNMDINKIQQDGFGHGAMGYTTVFQELSMLTGEKQYSYMNKRCSARIKSANSMSWCNGQVGNLIGETLFLSRENTLETCEILDDSKLPLLNNDCLCHGNAGLMELYCILYEVTGNEKYRNQAMKIADFILDKKRKNGFYQLHDIAGYRTAGLYSGQAGIGYQLLRLTNINQVSSVLRG; this is encoded by the coding sequence GTGGATCCAATTACTTACTTTTCTAATTTACATCAGGCATTAACAATCCAAGAACGCTATTATCTCATTCAGCAACAAAAACAAAGGATGTTACATGAGCCTTCCTTAAATTTCTGGCGTGAGGATATGAGTGTTCTGTCAGATGTGGAATTTGCAAATATGCTGCGTTTAAATAAGTACCGGAAAGATACTTTCTCTCAAGCTGTATTGTATTATGTAGATTCAGAGACCAAGGAATTGTTTACTAGATTCGCACAAGCATCCAATTGGTATAAACTATTATCTAAAGTAGTTGAATGTCAATCTAGTGAAGCCTTTCCAAAAAAGGATTTCACTTATATTTTGCGACCTTTCATTACGTACACTTCCGATAGGCTCAAACAAATAGTATTTGAAAATAGGGATTTATCAAGTCCCAACCTTAGAGTTCCATTAATAGAATCCTATCAGCAACTCATTCTTAATTTGGCTAAAAAAGCCTTAGTCCATGAATTACATATGAAAAAGGAAAAAAATCAATTATGTGGAGAAGACTCCGCTGAACGTTATATTAGCTTTTTAGAATACTATAATCAAAAAGAAGAGATCTGGGGTTTTTTCAATAAATATATTGTTCTTGCTCGCCTCATCATTACTACAACCGAATACTACCTCACACATATAGAGGGATTGTTTCAACGTATTAAAAAACATATGGCGTTTTTTAAACATATTGCTGGTGATGAGAAACAGGTTCGGATAGAGCGTATTGATTTCAATTTAGGGGATACACACCATGAAGGAAAATCAGTAGCAAAGATTACGCTAACATCAGGAACAAAATTCATTTATAAGCCAAAATATTCGAATAGTGATCATTTAATAACAAGACTGATCAGCTTTTTAAATAAACAGGATTCTTCTGGGCAATTAAAACTGATACAAACAGAGATAGATGAGGATTATTTGTTTCAAGAATATATTTCTCCTCAATTTTGTACATCAGAGACAGAATTAGAACAGTTTTACATAAGATCAGGGCAATTACTTGCTGTTCTATATGGATTGAATGCAACTGACATTCACATGGAAAATATCATTGCTCAAAAATTTAATCCATACCTTATTGATACAGAATCCATTTTACAGCAGCCTGCTCATTATTTTAGTGACGAATCTCTCCAAAATCTTGTCCAAGAGAGTTTATTTTTAAATGTCAGCTCAACTGGATACCTCCCAAATATTATGTCTCGTAAACAGAATGAGATCGATATTAGTGCGCTTGGAGGAAAACAGGAAACCTATCCGAAAAAAATTTGGACGCTAATTCATGATCATACGGATGAAATACAATATGCCCAAACCTATCGAACGATCAAGGGTGCTCATAATCTTCCGAATAAGGAAAGTGAAGCAAAACACTATCTAGACTACATTCTTCAAGGATTTAAAGAGGTATATCGTATTCTGCAGGTTCATAGGAATGAGATACTTGAAAAGGTAGCAGCAGAAAAAGGATTAACCGTTCGGATGATTTTTCGGCATTCGCAATTATATTATGAATTACTGAATCATTCTCTGCACCCAGATTTACTACAAAATATGTTGGACCGAGAAAAAATATTAGAAAATTTATGGTCCTATAATATTTCGTATCAAGAAATCATCGCCTCAGAGCATCAGCAATTACTTTTTCATGATATCCCAGTTTTTTACAATGAAATACAAACGAATACCCTTATCGATCATGCTAGAAATGTCATCACAAAAGGATTGAGATATGATTCCTTCAAGCTTTTTAAACAGAAGCTAAATCAATTAGGAGAAATCGATCTACAAAAGCAATTAGCTTTGATTCGTCTTTCCATCTCTCAAGAAACATATCATACGAAAGGCACAGGCCTAAATTTAAGCTTACTAATCCGAGGTGCCAGGACAAATGACTATGACTATCTTAACGAGGCAAAGGAAATAGGCCGAGACATAATAAGCCAAAGCATTCAGGAAGATGGGAAAGTAACGTGGATTCAATATACAAATGATTTACATCATGCGCTTCAGCCAATGAAAACAAGTTTCTATCATGGTTTGTCGGGAATCATCTTATTTTATACAACATTATATGAAATGACTGGTGATCATTTGTTTTATGCATTCGCCCAAACGGTTACGGCTTCCATTGATATAAGAGATGAGGATAAGAGATTAAAAGGAATTAGCAGTAATGTATATGGACTATTGTATTTGAAAAGCTACCTTCAAAAGGATTATGATTTTATCGATCGTCGTTTGAAGGAAATCGGATTAGATGAGATGCAACCAATCAAGCTGGAGGAGAATGAAGAACTAGACTACATAAATGGCCTATTAGGCTATCTATCCATGTGCATGCGTTTTTATCGAAAGTATGGTCAGAAAAAGATTCTTAAGGAATGCCAGCGAATTGCGGATTATATAATCACTAACATGGACATAAATAAGATTCAGCAAGACGGATTTGGCCATGGTGCTATGGGCTATACGACCGTATTCCAGGAATTAAGCATGCTTACAGGGGAGAAACAGTATTCTTACATGAATAAAAGGTGTTCTGCCCGAATAAAATCAGCCAATTCTATGTCCTGGTGTAATGGACAGGTTGGTAACTTGATTGGTGAAACGCTCTTTTTATCACGTGAGAACACATTGGAAACTTGTGAGATTTTAGATGATTCGAAGCTCCCTCTTTTAAACAATGATTGTTTATGTCATGGAAATGCCGGGTTGATGGAACTGTATTGCATATTATATGAGGTAACAGGAAATGAAAAGTATCGAAATCAAGCTATGAAGATTGCTGATTTCATATTGGATAAAAAAAGGAAGAATGGGTTTTATCAATTACATGATATAGCTGGTTATCGAACAGCCGGTTTATATTCTGGTCAGGCTGGAATAGGCTATCAGCTGCTCCGGTTAACAAATATCAATCAGGTTTCATCGGTTCTAAGGGGATGA
- a CDS encoding disulfide oxidoreductase gives MKSKTANGDVKMSKISVENKMIFAWTVSLLATSGSLFFSEVMKFIPCEMCWYQRILMYPQVILLGIMLWRKDGQSIIYVLPLSIIGVLVSVYHNVIQKIPQANVISCGIIPCDIEYINWFGFITIPMLSLIAFLALVWVQISILINHYRGKSI, from the coding sequence ATGAAAAGTAAAACGGCAAATGGAGATGTTAAAATGAGTAAAATCTCAGTAGAGAATAAAATGATATTTGCCTGGACGGTTTCATTGCTTGCGACTTCAGGAAGTTTATTTTTTTCCGAGGTAATGAAGTTTATTCCGTGTGAAATGTGTTGGTATCAACGAATTTTAATGTACCCGCAAGTTATTTTACTCGGAATCATGTTATGGAGAAAGGATGGACAGTCGATCATATATGTTTTACCTCTTTCCATTATTGGCGTGCTTGTATCTGTCTATCATAATGTTATTCAAAAGATTCCACAGGCAAATGTTATTTCTTGTGGAATCATTCCATGTGATATTGAATATATTAATTGGTTTGGATTTATAACGATACCTATGCTCTCTTTAATTGCATTTTTAGCACTTGTATGGGTACAAATTTCCATACTAATCAATCATTACAGGGGGAAATCGATATGA
- a CDS encoding thioredoxin family protein, whose translation MKKLLVILGIVLVGFITFEIIYTQATKVDITNNAYQKETLHPETIKQLKDENYENIILPEELDSIQADEQEAIVYFYSPICPHCLETTPVIIPKSKEIDAEVHMFNLLEFEKGWEDYGITKTPTLVYYKQGTERNRFEGAMAETDFLNFLDSND comes from the coding sequence ATGAAGAAACTACTTGTGATTCTTGGCATTGTACTAGTCGGCTTTATTACATTTGAGATTATATATACACAAGCGACCAAAGTTGATATCACCAACAATGCATACCAGAAGGAAACATTGCATCCGGAAACAATTAAACAGTTAAAAGACGAAAACTATGAAAATATTATTTTGCCCGAAGAGTTAGATTCTATTCAGGCTGATGAACAAGAGGCAATTGTTTATTTTTATAGTCCAATTTGTCCCCACTGTTTAGAAACAACACCAGTGATTATTCCTAAATCAAAGGAAATAGATGCTGAGGTTCACATGTTTAATCTCTTGGAGTTTGAGAAGGGATGGGAGGATTATGGCATCACTAAAACACCTACACTTGTCTACTATAAACAGGGGACTGAACGCAATAGATTTGAGGGGGCCATGGCAGAAACGGACTTTTTGAATTTTCTTGATTCTAACGATTGA
- a CDS encoding ABC transporter permease, whose amino-acid sequence MFTIGYREFINSFKSIKSLLTIITMISLSYAIAYYSDKYISIIYEEFNLTSLASLLLVMLILGFLFVFSISHDTFSREIHSRTARFLVTKTNRDTIVIGKFLGIMFFWIACIVIATILLITITMNFSVEDFFQIIVFITYPITFCILISIIFSRPGYSMFIGLFAAIAIPAVSFWSISSNNIFIGWLKYFTPYYYAYEGGYKHYFILILSAILLVLSVILFRRKEL is encoded by the coding sequence ATGTTTACTATAGGATATCGTGAGTTTATCAATTCTTTTAAAAGCATTAAATCATTACTGACTATTATCACAATGATTTCGTTAAGCTATGCCATCGCTTATTATTCTGATAAATATATAAGCATCATCTATGAAGAATTTAATTTGACAAGTCTTGCAAGTCTATTGCTTGTCATGTTAATTTTAGGATTTTTATTTGTCTTTAGTATCTCACATGACACATTCAGTAGGGAAATACATAGTCGCACAGCAAGATTTCTAGTTACCAAAACGAATAGAGATACGATAGTAATTGGCAAATTTCTTGGTATCATGTTTTTTTGGATCGCTTGCATTGTGATCGCAACAATACTTCTAATAACCATAACGATGAATTTCAGCGTCGAAGATTTTTTCCAAATCATTGTATTTATTACCTATCCAATTACATTTTGTATTCTAATATCCATTATCTTTTCTAGACCTGGTTACTCCATGTTTATTGGATTATTCGCAGCAATCGCAATACCAGCTGTTAGTTTTTGGAGTATTTCATCGAACAATATATTTATTGGCTGGTTAAAGTACTTTACACCATACTACTATGCATACGAAGGCGGTTATAAGCATTATTTCATTCTTATTCTATCTGCAATTCTCCTAGTTCTATCGGTTATCCTATTTAGAAGGAAGGAGCTTTAA
- a CDS encoding ABC transporter ATP-binding protein, translated as MSAIKIEHVTKYYKPKNVIDDISFEVKEGEIFGLLGKNGAGKSTLINMMVDILQPTAGQIYIFGKPSTEIEVKQRIGVLPDYEAFYDSLNPVEHLNYFAKVNGKRVTREEIVHVLEQVGLNKGVITRKVKKFSFGMKKKLGIAQAIITDPDLIIFDEPTSGLDAEAVIQIQHLIRSLNARGKTIFMTSHNLDEIEKICTRIAILSDSNVMNIGTLNELRKEFHAYTTIIFKHLPYKQDQLNLVRNQIESMSEKVIWETEQTKVILQNEMQIPYLLKILVNQDIQILRMDVIEPSLEDIFLGGFKDRQLVPV; from the coding sequence ATGAGTGCAATTAAAATTGAACATGTCACGAAATACTATAAACCAAAGAATGTGATTGACGATATTTCCTTTGAAGTGAAGGAGGGAGAGATCTTCGGGTTATTAGGGAAAAATGGTGCGGGAAAATCAACCTTAATTAATATGATGGTTGATATTTTGCAGCCAACAGCTGGACAAATTTATATCTTTGGTAAACCCAGTACAGAAATAGAAGTTAAGCAAAGGATAGGTGTTTTACCTGACTACGAGGCATTTTATGATTCCCTCAATCCAGTTGAACATTTAAATTATTTTGCGAAGGTTAATGGAAAGAGAGTAACCAGGGAAGAAATAGTCCATGTACTAGAACAAGTTGGCTTGAATAAGGGTGTAATCACAAGAAAGGTGAAAAAATTCTCCTTTGGCATGAAGAAAAAGTTAGGCATCGCACAAGCCATCATTACGGATCCGGATTTAATTATCTTCGATGAACCTACCTCTGGCCTTGATGCAGAGGCTGTTATTCAGATTCAACACCTGATTCGCAGCTTAAATGCAAGAGGGAAAACAATTTTTATGACCTCCCATAACTTAGATGAAATTGAGAAGATTTGTACACGAATCGCAATTCTCAGTGATTCAAATGTGATGAACATTGGTACCCTTAATGAACTGAGAAAAGAATTCCATGCTTACACAACGATTATTTTTAAACATTTACCATATAAACAAGATCAGCTTAACCTTGTAAGAAATCAAATTGAAAGCATGTCAGAAAAGGTGATATGGGAGACAGAGCAAACAAAAGTTATTCTGCAGAATGAAATGCAAATTCCATATCTACTCAAAATACTAGTCAACCAAGACATCCAAATCCTACGTATGGATGTCATTGAACCCTCCCTCGAAGACATCTTCCTTGGAGGATTTAAGGATAGACAACTAGTTCCAGTCTGA
- a CDS encoding DUF6254 family protein has product MSKSKRQQEREWQGRKQSQNPHGKVKSFEELTADSVKDKSK; this is encoded by the coding sequence ATGTCTAAATCAAAACGACAACAAGAAAGAGAGTGGCAAGGAAGGAAGCAATCTCAAAACCCGCATGGAAAAGTTAAATCGTTTGAAGAGCTAACTGCAGATTCAGTGAAAGATAAATCGAAATAA